A genomic stretch from Candidatus Omnitrophota bacterium includes:
- a CDS encoding tetratricopeptide repeat protein — MNTTVKTRRPAERIIFAAILLLIITVPLIFSGKTSQIYGLIKIAAMEFLLILLTGLWVFKMNRRGDFKIIFTPAGIPLLIFSLICALSLLRAINLREGIVHLAQVLSYVALFFIVVNNIESKKEVSLIVNAAILTAFLSCIYSMYRDQGPYLFTAIRQTYISTFGHPVFFAQFLGLVAPVCLAVFLQSKSLRSKLCSGIALATLFFFLLLTKARGAWLGLICASLVVIFIPAVMHKERRYRFFRFIPWKSIGIFLLCLLLLFSGLSVFAHFRVWHKEMVERFYSAFSLSHVTNVMRVEVWKNTWQMIMGSRLSGVGAGNFPVIYPAYRSVAEISITPEGRTYLSAHNDYLQVLAETGIFGLACFMFIIYSLFRMGISVLKKTGDRDLYYITLGILGAISVILVYALFNPSFQIPSTGMIFWLWAGLLGVLYKKECLSAREEAAPKPKGPLAQSAILAVTSAAAIYLAALLIRHFAADLYFTKARAYRESGRGLEAISILERSALLYPGNYEAYFLLGNYYQELERFNEAFAQYEAALELHPYQPIVFNNLGTVYFKTGQYQKSAVAFNRAVDLNPRYFGAYYNLYLAYNAMGQQEKAQECIRLIYELKPDFLGGMYMDQEQYDAAIVAYAAAIEKDPGNYGAHFNLGLTYKMKGLDDEAADEFRKAIALKPDHVGAYRNLGFLLFKSFKRYDEAIEIHKKLLALVPVDIEGHLNLGLLYTESGDHALAEQEFRKIIGLNPYYGKAHTALAALYRRRNDLDAAVRALKEALAISPESSEIKVMLNDIYKEKLMR; from the coding sequence ATGAATACTACCGTTAAAACGCGGAGGCCGGCGGAAAGGATCATTTTCGCGGCCATCCTGCTTCTTATAATAACCGTGCCTTTGATCTTCAGCGGCAAAACCAGCCAGATATACGGGCTTATCAAGATCGCCGCCATGGAATTCCTGCTTATCCTGCTTACGGGCCTTTGGGTCTTTAAGATGAACCGCAGGGGGGATTTTAAGATCATTTTTACTCCGGCAGGTATACCTTTGTTGATCTTCTCCCTTATTTGCGCGTTATCACTTTTGCGCGCCATAAATCTGCGGGAAGGGATAGTGCATCTGGCGCAGGTTTTATCTTACGTCGCCCTTTTCTTCATAGTAGTAAATAATATTGAATCTAAAAAAGAGGTCTCGCTGATAGTTAACGCCGCGATCTTGACGGCATTTTTGAGTTGTATCTACAGCATGTACCGCGACCAGGGCCCTTATCTGTTTACCGCCATACGCCAGACATATATATCTACCTTCGGCCATCCGGTATTCTTCGCTCAGTTCCTGGGGCTTGTCGCGCCTGTGTGCCTGGCGGTTTTTCTGCAGAGCAAAAGCCTCCGGTCCAAACTATGCAGCGGCATCGCCCTGGCCACGCTCTTCTTCTTTTTATTATTGACCAAGGCAAGGGGGGCGTGGCTTGGCCTCATATGCGCCTCGCTTGTTGTCATTTTCATCCCGGCGGTTATGCATAAAGAGCGCAGATATAGATTCTTCCGCTTCATCCCCTGGAAAAGCATAGGCATATTCCTTCTTTGCCTTTTACTGCTTTTTTCCGGCCTGTCCGTATTCGCCCATTTCCGCGTCTGGCATAAGGAGATGGTAGAGCGTTTTTATTCGGCATTCAGCCTTTCCCATGTAACCAACGTAATGCGCGTTGAGGTATGGAAGAATACCTGGCAGATGATCATGGGCAGCCGTTTATCAGGGGTGGGCGCGGGGAATTTTCCCGTTATTTATCCTGCTTACCGCAGCGTGGCCGAGATCTCGATCACGCCGGAAGGCAGGACGTATTTAAGCGCCCATAACGATTACCTGCAGGTCCTGGCTGAGACGGGGATATTCGGCCTGGCCTGTTTTATGTTCATTATTTATTCTTTATTCAGAATGGGCATATCTGTCCTGAAGAAGACCGGGGACAGGGACCTGTATTATATAACTCTGGGTATCCTGGGCGCGATCAGCGTGATCCTCGTGTACGCGCTTTTTAACCCTTCTTTTCAGATCCCTTCCACGGGAATGATATTCTGGCTTTGGGCGGGGTTGCTCGGCGTATTATACAAGAAGGAGTGCCTGTCCGCGCGCGAAGAGGCAGCTCCGAAGCCGAAGGGCCCTCTGGCCCAAAGCGCGATACTGGCGGTTACCTCAGCCGCGGCCATATATCTGGCCGCGCTGCTGATCAGGCATTTTGCCGCCGACTTATATTTTACCAAGGCAAGAGCATATAGAGAATCGGGGAGAGGGCTGGAGGCGATAAGTATCCTGGAAAGGTCCGCCCTGCTTTATCCCGGTAATTACGAAGCATATTTTTTGCTGGGGAACTATTACCAGGAACTGGAAAGGTTTAATGAGGCGTTCGCCCAGTATGAGGCCGCCCTGGAATTGCATCCGTACCAACCGATCGTTTTTAATAATCTGGGGACGGTATATTTTAAGACAGGGCAGTATCAGAAATCTGCCGTGGCCTTTAACAGGGCGGTAGACCTTAATCCCCGCTACTTCGGGGCGTATTACAATCTTTATCTGGCCTATAACGCGATGGGGCAGCAGGAGAAGGCCCAGGAGTGCATACGCCTGATCTATGAGTTAAAGCCCGATTTCCTGGGCGGGATGTATATGGATCAGGAACAGTATGATGCCGCGATCGTGGCCTATGCCGCGGCTATTGAGAAGGATCCCGGAAATTACGGAGCGCATTTTAATCTGGGCCTGACCTATAAGATGAAGGGCCTGGATGATGAAGCGGCCGATGAATTCAGGAAGGCGATCGCGCTTAAGCCGGACCACGTGGGGGCTTACCGCAATCTGGGATTTCTGTTGTTTAAGAGTTTCAAAAGATATGATGAGGCAATAGAGATCCATAAGAAGCTGCTGGCCTTGGTGCCGGTGGATATAGAAGGCCACCTGAACCTCGGCCTGCTGTATACGGAGTCGGGAGATCACGCGCTCGCGGAACAGGAATTCAGGAAAATAATCGGGCTTAATCCTTATTACGGCAAGGCCCATACCGCGCTGGCGGCGCTGTACCGCAGGCGGAATGATTTAGACGCTGCGGTCAGGGCGCTCAAGGAGGCGCTGGCGATAAGCCCGGAATCCTCCGAAATAAAAGTGATGCTGAACGATATTTATAAAGAAAAATTAATGCGGTAG
- a CDS encoding glycosyltransferase: MERFKDIKVAIVHDYLNQYGGAERCLEIFHRLFPRAPVFTLLYDKDALPQYRDWDIRTSFIQGIPFAGRSYRNFMWLFPLAMRRLDLKGFDLILSSTHAWGKGIRTGQGSCHICFCLTPIRYFWDLYDEYRRNYHFSPLMRLSLPLFVNSIRRWDLKMSRQVDYFIAISKVVSGRIRRFYARESSVIYPSIDTSFFSPSNTGADGGYYLSVCRLKEYKRVDLIVEAFNRLKLPLKVAGSGEMAARLKRNAGPNIEFVGPVYGNGLRDLYQGCRALVFAANEDFGLVPLEAQACGRPVIAFAGGGALETVIEGVTGTFFREQDARSLIEAVTRFQRMRFDAAAIRRNAARFDNARFETEFLDFVYKRYEEFNRAKA; this comes from the coding sequence ATGGAGCGATTTAAGGACATAAAAGTAGCGATAGTCCACGATTATTTAAATCAATACGGCGGCGCGGAAAGATGCCTGGAGATATTCCACCGGCTGTTTCCCCGCGCCCCGGTATTTACGCTGTTATACGACAAAGACGCGCTTCCTCAATACAGGGATTGGGATATCAGGACGTCTTTTATCCAGGGCATCCCTTTTGCCGGGCGTTCATACAGGAATTTTATGTGGCTTTTTCCGCTGGCGATGAGGCGCCTTGACTTGAAGGGGTTTGACCTTATCTTGAGCAGTACTCACGCCTGGGGCAAGGGCATAAGGACAGGGCAGGGCAGCTGCCACATCTGTTTTTGCCTTACCCCCATAAGGTATTTCTGGGATCTATATGATGAGTACAGGCGCAATTACCACTTTAGCCCGCTTATGCGCCTGAGCCTGCCCTTGTTTGTCAACTCTATCCGCAGATGGGACCTTAAAATGTCGCGGCAGGTAGATTATTTTATCGCTATATCCAAGGTGGTATCCGGCAGGATACGCAGGTTCTATGCGAGAGAGTCATCTGTAATATACCCTTCTATTGACACCTCTTTTTTTTCCCCCTCCAACACCGGCGCAGACGGCGGCTATTATTTAAGCGTGTGCCGCCTGAAGGAATACAAGCGCGTGGACCTGATAGTAGAGGCGTTCAACCGCCTGAAATTGCCGCTGAAGGTCGCGGGCAGCGGGGAAATGGCCGCGAGATTAAAAAGGAACGCCGGGCCCAATATAGAGTTTGTGGGCCCGGTGTACGGCAACGGCCTGCGCGATCTTTATCAGGGCTGCCGGGCGCTGGTCTTCGCCGCCAATGAGGACTTTGGGCTGGTGCCGCTTGAGGCCCAGGCCTGCGGACGGCCTGTGATCGCCTTTGCCGGGGGCGGGGCGCTGGAGACGGTTATTGAAGGGGTGACGGGCACGTTTTTCCGGGAGCAGGACGCGCGGTCGTTGATAGAGGCGGTTACCAGGTTCCAGCGGATGAGATTTGATGCCGCCGCGATACGCCGGAATGCCGCGCGTTTTGACAACGCCAGATTTGAGACGGAATTCCTGGATTTTGTATATAAGCGGTACGAAGAATTCAACAGGGCAAAGGCATAG
- a CDS encoding radical SAM protein, protein MNKVPYTKSMFIKDMLLSRRKLAVYIHIPFCRRKCAYCYFFSRAGSTLSERDSYIRKVCDELRIYSEVFRRRRDSIAAVYIGGGSPSLLNKRQLRSLLSCIDEVIRPAEFPSVKQLTVEVNPEMFARRECEEKLAIMKSYSVNRLSFGVQAFNNAVLRKNGCIHRLSHIYNAVNKATLNGFSYNIDLMFGLPGSDFGSCIDTIFSAIGILPPHIQLNAPIHYVRGNRPSGRVLSPVAQGLLAMIARILLLKLRYGHSPYRYLTELSLKRDDLNVFSHLQWTGSSDVIGIGSSARSVYIKRNIIARNTADTRKYCMSDREFTFDKANFNYKRLLKQGVIEEFFKERLIKPPLPLRRCGKVIIRKKSAAYVLAVLKGIESEVNGLSDAAFFHYRQAMDIIPGNSLAYFCMADLFLLEGRPGPALEYISGFPLNNNSARMLSILFLLAKNAGEERCVRILAKKLKDDGVEINGLDIRHYHYAGLRPPIKRMRRLFKECRALARMCGMTLDFKDPLKREHEGLKLIKSL, encoded by the coding sequence ATGAATAAGGTACCCTATACAAAATCAATGTTCATCAAAGACATGCTTTTAAGCCGGAGAAAGCTGGCGGTTTATATCCATATACCGTTTTGCCGGCGCAAATGCGCGTATTGTTATTTCTTTTCGCGCGCCGGATCAACCCTGTCCGAACGAGACAGCTATATCCGAAAGGTATGCGATGAGCTGCGCATTTACAGCGAGGTATTCCGGAGGCGGCGCGACAGCATAGCGGCGGTGTACATAGGGGGCGGCAGTCCTTCTTTGCTTAATAAGAGGCAATTGAGATCCCTGTTGTCCTGCATAGATGAGGTTATAAGGCCGGCAGAATTCCCTTCCGTTAAACAGCTCACTGTGGAGGTGAACCCCGAGATGTTCGCGCGGCGGGAATGTGAGGAAAAACTGGCTATAATGAAGTCGTATTCGGTCAACCGCCTTAGTTTTGGCGTCCAGGCCTTTAACAATGCCGTGCTCAGAAAGAATGGGTGCATTCACCGCCTGTCGCATATATACAATGCGGTCAATAAGGCAACGCTTAACGGATTCAGTTACAATATTGACCTGATGTTCGGCCTGCCGGGAAGCGATTTTGGGTCGTGCATTGATACCATATTTTCCGCGATAGGCATACTGCCGCCCCATATTCAGCTCAACGCCCCCATTCATTACGTGCGCGGCAACAGGCCGTCCGGCCGCGTGCTTAGCCCCGTAGCGCAGGGCCTGCTGGCCATGATCGCCAGGATACTGTTGTTGAAGCTGCGTTATGGCCATAGCCCGTACCGTTATTTAACAGAGCTTTCGTTAAAGCGCGATGACCTGAATGTATTTTCGCATCTCCAATGGACGGGGTCTTCAGACGTGATAGGGATCGGTTCTTCCGCGCGGTCAGTGTATATTAAACGCAATATTATCGCGCGGAATACGGCCGATACCCGCAAGTATTGCATGAGCGATAGGGAATTTACTTTTGACAAGGCGAACTTCAATTATAAGCGGCTGCTGAAGCAGGGAGTTATAGAAGAATTCTTTAAGGAGAGATTGATAAAACCGCCCCTGCCCCTGCGCCGTTGCGGCAAGGTTATTATACGCAAAAAGAGCGCGGCCTATGTTCTGGCAGTTTTAAAAGGCATAGAAAGCGAGGTCAACGGCTTAAGTGACGCGGCATTTTTCCATTACCGTCAGGCCATGGATATTATACCCGGTAATTCTCTCGCGTACTTTTGTATGGCTGACCTGTTCCTGCTCGAAGGCAGGCCCGGCCCGGCCCTGGAATATATCAGCGGCTTTCCCCTGAATAATAACAGCGCGCGGATGCTTTCAATCCTGTTCTTGCTGGCGAAGAATGCCGGAGAGGAAAGATGCGTAAGGATACTGGCAAAGAAACTAAAGGATGACGGGGTGGAAATTAACGGGCTGGATATAAGGCATTATCACTATGCAGGCCTTCGCCCTCCGATAAAGCGCATGCGCCGGCTATTTAAGGAGTGCAGAGCGCTGGCGCGGATGTGCGGGATGACATTAGATTTTAAAGATCCCCTTAAAAGGGAGCATGAGGGATTAAAACTTATTAAATCATTATGA
- a CDS encoding methyltransferase, whose protein sequence is MIQIKPERIKRLRATLDDISYDVISRDVGEAAAHRLPEKIKVFIDLFVLGSSIKPPLVKKALGRQSFEDLSRLGLISSDKERVKPKYRIRSFNNYYFLYEKGSNRHIDFVYLDQDSFHLAENLPYNFKAKNALDLCTGSGIQAVLLSKTAERVTAVELSSRTAEVARFNIILNGLSKKVSVLQGDIYAPVGRRRFDLIVSNPPFMPVPDNITYPLCGRGGEDGLLVSRRIIDSLDKHLTRKGLAVFLSITFGDRYAPFILKNLESAAKRDDFDVDLILFRRTPKHSEISGRAATLRKDNGVNPLDEMRRIYKQAGADHIYVYLVKIKRGSGSVRVIDLC, encoded by the coding sequence GTGATACAGATCAAGCCAGAGCGGATAAAACGGCTGCGCGCGACGCTAGACGATATTTCTTACGATGTTATAAGCAGAGATGTCGGAGAGGCAGCGGCACACCGGCTTCCGGAAAAGATCAAGGTATTTATCGATCTTTTTGTTTTGGGTTCAAGTATCAAGCCGCCCTTGGTAAAAAAGGCCCTGGGAAGACAGTCCTTTGAGGATCTGTCGCGCCTTGGCCTTATCAGCTCTGATAAAGAGCGCGTAAAGCCCAAATACAGGATAAGGTCGTTTAATAATTATTACTTTTTATATGAAAAAGGCAGCAACAGGCATATAGATTTCGTGTACCTGGATCAGGATTCTTTTCATCTGGCTGAAAACCTTCCCTATAATTTCAAAGCTAAAAACGCGCTTGACCTGTGCACGGGAAGCGGCATACAGGCGGTCCTTTTATCAAAAACAGCCGAACGCGTCACCGCGGTTGAACTGTCTTCCAGAACCGCGGAGGTGGCGCGGTTTAATATCATATTGAACGGGCTTTCAAAGAAAGTATCGGTATTGCAGGGTGACATATACGCCCCCGTGGGCAGGCGCAGGTTCGACCTTATCGTTTCCAACCCGCCCTTTATGCCTGTGCCCGACAATATAACCTATCCGCTTTGCGGCAGGGGAGGAGAAGACGGGCTGCTGGTCAGCCGAAGGATAATCGACTCGTTGGACAAACATTTGACCAGAAAAGGCCTGGCGGTCTTCTTAAGCATTACCTTTGGCGACAGATACGCCCCGTTTATCCTTAAGAACCTTGAATCTGCCGCCAAGAGGGATGATTTTGACGTTGACCTCATTTTATTCAGGCGCACCCCAAAACACTCCGAGATATCGGGAAGGGCGGCCACCTTGCGTAAAGATAACGGCGTAAACCCGCTGGATGAGATGAGGCGGATCTACAAACAGGCGGGCGCTGACCACATTTACGTGTATCTTGTGAAGATTAAAAGGGGCAGCGGCTCTGTGAGGGTCATAGACCTATGTTGA
- a CDS encoding glycosyltransferase has product MCVSVYIPAYNAQGSIEKSVRSILSQSCPIDEIMVIDDGSTDRTAQIAAGLGVKVIRHSRNRGIAASRNTALKAVKSEFAASIDADCVAESRWLEKCLRHFNDPGIAGVGGAMAESGRSLPDRWRAVNLRQNNWKGADSAVPFLAGCNTVYRRRALLDAGLFDERFRSHHEDSDMGRRLREKGAVLRYLPHAMVTHIKEDTLYSVMRSCWGFRHKAAPQTLAAFTGDILADCRHYVSIVLRDVRNRELRLLPIDLAYLFFQAYFSMKYFARQGRIK; this is encoded by the coding sequence ATGTGCGTGAGCGTATATATCCCCGCGTACAACGCGCAGGGCAGCATAGAAAAGAGCGTCAGGTCCATATTGAGCCAGTCCTGCCCCATAGATGAGATAATGGTCATAGACGACGGCTCCACCGACCGGACAGCGCAGATCGCCGCCGGCCTCGGCGTAAAGGTGATCCGCCATAGCCGGAACAGGGGGATCGCGGCGTCCCGTAATACCGCCCTCAAGGCCGTAAAGAGCGAGTTTGCCGCCTCCATAGACGCGGATTGCGTCGCCGAGAGCCGTTGGCTGGAGAAATGCCTGCGCCATTTTAACGACCCCGGCATCGCCGGCGTGGGAGGGGCAATGGCAGAGAGCGGGCGTTCTCTGCCGGACAGGTGGCGGGCGGTAAACCTGCGGCAAAACAATTGGAAAGGCGCTGACAGCGCGGTCCCTTTTCTTGCCGGCTGCAATACCGTGTACAGAAGAAGGGCGCTGTTGGATGCGGGGTTGTTCGACGAGAGGTTCAGGTCGCATCATGAGGACAGCGATATGGGCCGGCGCCTGCGCGAGAAAGGGGCTGTTTTACGTTATCTGCCGCATGCCATGGTCACGCATATAAAGGAAGATACGCTTTATTCGGTGATGAGGTCATGCTGGGGGTTCAGGCATAAGGCGGCGCCGCAGACATTGGCGGCGTTTACCGGAGATATCCTTGCCGATTGCAGGCATTACGTTTCAATTGTGCTCAGGGATGTCCGGAACAGGGAATTGCGCCTTTTGCCGATAGACCTTGCATATTTATTTTTTCAGGCGTATTTTTCAATGAAATATTTCGCGCGGCAAGGCCGCATTAAATAA
- a CDS encoding sugar transferase, which yields MRRPYLLIKRSADIIAASVLLLLFSPLFIILGLLIGMDSGAPVFFRQTRIGRNGRRFNIYKFRTMREGADRSQDQYADLNEWPRPLFKVRNDPRLTRIGALLRDTNLDELPQLLNVLKGDMSLIGPRPFQANEVDLSDRRQRGRLEILPGMVSLWHVSGQYRQGMSFDEWMESDLRYARDISLFLDAQILLRTIRMLGRHIILKFSLR from the coding sequence ATGCGAAGGCCATATCTATTGATCAAAAGATCCGCCGATATAATCGCCGCCTCAGTGCTCCTGTTGCTGTTTTCCCCGTTATTTATAATACTGGGCCTGTTGATCGGCATGGATTCCGGCGCCCCTGTTTTTTTCAGGCAGACGAGGATAGGCAGGAACGGACGGAGGTTTAACATCTATAAATTCAGGACAATGCGCGAAGGCGCGGACAGATCGCAGGATCAATATGCCGATCTTAATGAATGGCCGCGGCCTTTATTCAAGGTCCGCAATGACCCGCGCCTTACCCGCATAGGCGCGCTCTTGCGCGACACGAATTTAGACGAGCTGCCGCAGCTGCTCAATGTTTTAAAGGGCGATATGAGCCTTATCGGGCCCCGCCCCTTTCAGGCAAACGAGGTGGATCTTTCCGACCGGCGGCAGCGCGGGCGCCTGGAGATCCTGCCCGGCATGGTCTCGCTGTGGCACGTGTCGGGCCAATACAGGCAGGGTATGAGTTTTGACGAGTGGATGGAGAGCGACCTGCGCTACGCAAGGGATATTTCTTTGTTTCTGGACGCGCAGATCCTGTTGAGGACTATCAGGATGTTAGGCCGGCACATTATTTTGAAGTTTTCCCTACGCTGA
- a CDS encoding radical SAM protein, with translation MESLNDQIRSIKKRMRAVPGLVIDNFGLSSHLGKRLSPGCRACKENKWTTVFIGKACNCSCYFCPQPHKKPALGSREDNDGMISTSFSRESFEHLLVKLKNAAHNGSIRAVGYSGGDPLLYAERIIYFAGELNDSAPSLYQYIETNARSLNKKMAGELRGAGIKEIRFNLAATDYSPSIIKKMKYARKAMPFLTVILPALRQTPKMIARHIGEFIDIGVDQITLCEMVVNSNNERYFKGESFYSMGNEERYPIFSRHVIYDVMSTAAKEKWPITINECSALNHQKPGPLF, from the coding sequence ATGGAGAGTTTGAATGACCAGATCAGATCCATAAAGAAGCGTATGCGGGCAGTACCAGGTTTAGTTATAGATAACTTTGGCCTGTCTTCGCATCTTGGGAAGCGGCTTTCCCCGGGATGCCGCGCCTGCAAGGAGAACAAGTGGACGACCGTCTTTATCGGCAAGGCCTGTAATTGTTCATGCTATTTCTGCCCTCAGCCGCATAAAAAGCCGGCCCTGGGAAGCAGGGAAGATAATGACGGTATGATCAGCACAAGTTTCTCAAGGGAATCTTTTGAGCATCTTTTAGTTAAGCTGAAGAACGCGGCCCATAACGGCTCCATACGCGCGGTGGGATACTCCGGAGGCGACCCCCTTCTTTATGCCGAAAGGATTATTTATTTTGCCGGAGAATTAAACGACTCCGCCCCATCTTTATATCAATATATTGAAACCAATGCCAGATCGCTGAACAAGAAAATGGCAGGGGAACTTCGCGGCGCCGGCATCAAAGAAATACGCTTTAATCTTGCCGCCACGGATTATTCTCCGTCGATAATAAAGAAGATGAAATACGCGAGGAAGGCCATGCCTTTTCTGACGGTTATCCTTCCGGCGTTAAGGCAGACGCCAAAAATGATCGCGAGGCATATCGGAGAATTTATTGACATCGGGGTAGACCAGATCACTTTATGCGAGATGGTCGTCAACAGCAACAATGAACGCTATTTCAAAGGCGAGTCCTTTTACAGTATGGGTAATGAAGAAAGGTATCCGATTTTCAGCAGGCATGTGATATACGACGTTATGAGCACCGCCGCTAAAGAGAAGTGGCCAATTACCATTAACGAATGCTCCGCCTTGAATCATCAGAAACCCGGCCCGCTGTTCTAA
- a CDS encoding glycosyltransferase family 2 protein, with protein MTAKPLVSLLIVNYNGRQLLPALFSSIERLDYPRERLEVIFVDDNSSDASVAFLRDKYPGIKIIENRKKLGPAGARNAGMLRARGEFVATLDNDVVLDPGWLKPLVEFMQGDANTGACASKLLFYDDKEVINGAGGIVNIYGDGMDRGIFQKDSGQYDKPERVFFACSAAMLLRRSVIERIGLFDGDYFYLYEDLDYCWRINLAGSKVVYVPSAAAYHGFSRTMKRDTLRVKYLLEKNRLTTLLKNYSLWTLARLSAGLLRHRFRKASLPREGGHPALVLFAVGLTAWLWNIANAGRIIKKRLWVQRHVRKIGDREIARLMCDGAI; from the coding sequence ATGACAGCCAAACCGTTAGTGTCTTTATTGATCGTCAATTACAACGGGCGGCAGCTTCTTCCCGCTTTATTTTCTTCCATTGAGCGCCTTGATTATCCCCGGGAAAGGCTGGAGGTTATTTTTGTGGACGATAATTCAAGCGACGCATCGGTCGCCTTTCTGCGCGATAAATACCCCGGCATAAAAATAATCGAGAACAGGAAGAAGCTGGGCCCGGCCGGAGCAAGGAACGCGGGCATGCTTCGGGCGCGGGGAGAGTTTGTGGCCACGCTGGATAACGATGTGGTCCTTGACCCTGGCTGGCTGAAGCCGCTGGTGGAATTCATGCAAGGCGACGCGAACACGGGGGCCTGCGCTTCAAAACTGCTTTTTTATGACGATAAAGAGGTCATCAACGGAGCCGGAGGCATCGTGAACATATACGGCGACGGGATGGACAGAGGCATATTCCAGAAGGATTCAGGCCAGTATGATAAGCCCGAGCGGGTATTCTTTGCCTGTTCCGCGGCAATGCTGCTGCGCAGGAGCGTTATTGAGCGGATCGGCCTCTTTGACGGGGATTATTTTTATCTATATGAAGACCTGGATTATTGCTGGAGGATAAACCTGGCGGGATCCAAGGTCGTCTATGTCCCTTCCGCGGCCGCATACCACGGGTTTTCCCGGACGATGAAAAGGGATACCCTGCGGGTAAAATACCTCCTTGAGAAAAACCGGCTTACGACGCTCCTGAAAAATTACAGCTTATGGACGCTGGCGCGCCTTTCCGCGGGGCTGTTAAGGCACAGGTTTAGAAAGGCGTCTCTGCCCAGGGAGGGAGGGCATCCGGCCCTGGTCCTGTTCGCCGTCGGTTTAACCGCCTGGCTGTGGAATATCGCCAACGCGGGGCGGATCATTAAAAAGCGCTTATGGGTACAACGGCATGTGAGGAAGATAGGCGATCGCGAGATCGCCCGTCTAATGTGCGATGGAGCGATTTAA
- a CDS encoding DUF362 domain-containing protein yields the protein MISRAWKVFLLLLGVKALTLGQKCVIPAVYAMEKIHLSKPGERKVLSSDVAVVKGMDIGALTRRAIDLIGGMKSIVRKGDKVFIKPNYVTGGLDGHDPVAAGEIAHPAVVAAVAEECVKAGAREVVIGEWVERPVAINFGGREGREGAQVKHRIDLLNKKYGNKIYLVNLMNRTSYFKYVPSQTSLRFLAIPNLVAEADVIISIPSLKTHHKPCPVSLGMKNFMGIMPSIFYGEPRRKLHEAGVHQIIVDINNALKPDLVVVDGSFGMEGRGASVFLGGEPVDVSKRIGGYLVIAGTDPVATDATATRIISRNWTPVPEAGVLGAPWYVHHIRMAHEQGLGNIGADLINIKGDTSLEGVSMNWKQSDDGVYPERPGDKYEAW from the coding sequence ATGATAAGCAGGGCTTGGAAGGTATTTTTATTGCTGTTGGGCGTAAAGGCCCTTACTCTAGGGCAGAAATGCGTCATCCCCGCCGTATACGCGATGGAGAAGATCCATCTTAGCAAGCCCGGAGAACGCAAGGTCCTTTCATCCGATGTTGCCGTAGTCAAAGGCATGGATATAGGCGCCTTGACCAGGCGCGCGATAGACCTGATCGGCGGCATGAAGTCAATAGTCAGGAAGGGGGACAAGGTCTTCATAAAACCGAATTATGTCACAGGGGGCCTCGACGGGCACGACCCCGTGGCTGCAGGCGAGATAGCCCACCCGGCTGTGGTGGCGGCGGTTGCCGAGGAATGCGTAAAGGCGGGGGCCAGAGAGGTGGTCATCGGAGAATGGGTTGAGCGGCCGGTAGCGATAAACTTCGGCGGCAGGGAGGGCAGGGAAGGGGCGCAGGTAAAGCACAGGATAGACCTGCTGAACAAGAAATACGGGAATAAGATCTATCTTGTCAATCTGATGAACCGCACTTCGTATTTCAAGTATGTGCCTTCGCAGACCTCGCTCAGGTTCTTAGCCATACCTAACCTGGTCGCCGAGGCAGATGTGATTATTTCGATACCTTCCCTGAAGACGCATCATAAACCCTGCCCGGTCAGCTTGGGGATGAAGAATTTTATGGGGATCATGCCTTCCATCTTTTACGGCGAGCCGCGCAGGAAACTCCATGAGGCGGGCGTACACCAGATCATCGTAGATATCAATAATGCGCTTAAACCTGACCTGGTTGTTGTTGACGGCAGCTTCGGCATGGAAGGCAGAGGGGCTTCTGTTTTTCTGGGAGGGGAACCGGTTGACGTCAGCAAGCGCATCGGAGGATACCTTGTGATCGCGGGCACGGATCCAGTTGCCACCGATGCCACGGCAACGCGTATTATATCCAGAAACTGGACGCCTGTTCCGGAAGCCGGCGTGCTGGGCGCGCCCTGGTATGTGCATCATATCAGGATGGCCCATGAACAGGGGTTAGGCAACATAGGCGCCGATCTCATAAATATCAAAGGGGACACTTCTCTGGAAGGCGTATCCATGAATTGGAAACAGTCGGATGACGGGGTGTATCCGGAAAGGCCGGGCGATAAATATGAAGCGTGGTAG